The stretch of DNA AGGATGGGAATCCCACTTACGTATCTCAGGAGGAACCAGACAAAAAGAGGAGACACCACACTGAAGTACTGAGGGCCATGCATGACTGAAGAGGCAGACAGGAACAAACCTGACCACTGCAAGATCTCCCCCAAGTAGTTTGGGTGTCTGCTGTAAGCCCAGAGCCCGTGCTGGATGAACGTCCTCTGCAGaaaatagaaaaacatgaaacagaCAAATTTTTTCAGGTTTGGTAAAAGGCACCGGGTTTAAAGGCTGCAGGTCATGGAAATGTAAATATGTGCCGCCATCTAGTGGCTAGGGCTGTCCACCTCTCcggtgctcactgccccctagtgttcactagtatGTTTCACTGCACAGGTTGGATTAAATGAGGAAAACCAATTCCTTTGTATGCGCAAGCACATTGGCCAGTgaagtgattctgattctaattctaatccTATATGTCAATCATCACATGAATTAGTAATATAAAGTATCTTATGATTAGTTAATGAAGGACCTGGATGTTGGAGGGCTATCACAGGGGACTGGCAAACTGTGGTGACAAACTTACAGCATTATCAGGGTTGTTTTTAAAATTCCACTTCTGCTGATCTGCAATGGATTCTATGGCAAACCCGAGGCCCCATAAGGTCCAACCAGTGTAGTCACGTGTGCCCAATGGTTCATCTTTCCTCTGAGTGTTCAGGATCAGGGTGGGCAGGAGGGTCAGGAACACCCACAAAGCTAAGACAATGATGCAAATAAAACTTTGAAGTTTTTTCACCAGGTGCATTTTAAAAGGTTCTGTTGGGGCCAATAAACACTGCACAAATCCCATTTTCAAACAGGCTGGAacgttttgtaaaatgcaataaaaacaacctGTGATGTGTACATTTTCTTGACGCTTAATTTATTTAACtggaatttttattttgtaaatataaacaaattgaCACATGcaacacaatccaaaaacatggGACAGATGCAACAGTAGACTGCCACCAAAGGCTCAATCTTTGCAGCAAAACATTGTGCCAAACTTTGCGAGAGAAttttcaaacaattaaaaaaaaatgtctgaaatattaaatgcaaaatttcaatatatttcaccatctactgtacatgtgtgtgtagggcaacacagagagccttacctttgagccctcagacagcatgGCGTGTGAAATGCTGTGCATAACTGACCACAACAAAGGTGATTTGCAGATGTTAGAATTTTCCATTGATTAAGAGACAGACACCGGTTTTTTAGAGAAACATGTGCTGCCGTGCACATGACATTTTCctaggaagtccatggttatttcagcaagacaatgccatgcctctttctgtatgtgctacaAAAACATGGTTTCTTAGACACCGAGTGCCTGTGCTTGCCTGCAAACCAGTCTACTACGGCACATCACAAAGTCCACAGACTGTTAAGAAGCTGAAGTCTTGTTTGTATCAAACCAGAATGGGcaaaaaaggaaaggtgatgtaacacagtggtaaacatgcccctgttcCAGCTTTTtcttggagtgtgttgcaggatttaatatttaatgtttatatatttacagaacACAATCAAGTTGTTTGGTGAAAACACTGAACATCATTTCTTGGTGTTTTTgtcaattaattaatacatcaaGAGAATTAACTAACCATGTATTTATGAAATATCCCTGAAAGTATACAGCCCTCTGTGCATTTACCTGCTCCACTGGCTTTTCACAGTAAGGTGTATATCATGCCACTCACTTCAGGGCACAAATGAAATCTAGTCCTAAACCAAGATGAAATTCCACTGGCGAATCACCACTGGCGCAGTGGAAAACTGATTAACTTTCCTGACCACAAACATCATCAAAATTACGAGCAGTAAAACAGTTCAAATACCTTGCAAGCTCCAGTACACAAAAAATACCCCAGGGCTATCTCTGACATTGTTGAACCTGCGGTCCTGTCCTTCCTTCATGATCCGGAGGAAGAGAAATGTCCCGAGTCTACAAGACAAGGCCAAACAGGTCACTCGTTGACTTATTAACCCAGCCTTAATGGAATGGATTAGTGAGCTAATGAAACTTGAGCTAAGGGCGAGTTCAGCGTGTCACAAGTcacagaaaatgtacaaaactCATTAAAAACTGCAACTGAATGTATTATTAATACATATCATATatatgtaaagttcacatgggactggtggcactgagcatgcattaacggtgccagtggggctaggtgcagccttagtcaccagggaggccaatgtggatttatggttgttgatacttaagggtatggtaggactgtaaagctggcttggatgggggtgggtctgggacgcccACACAGttttctggaggtgttgtgggctgaattcagcaaaacaccaaCGAGAGAAGGAGCATACCTGATgccccctgtgaagagctagtgatacagtggctggtttgggtactcatgcgATGGGCTCAACAagtaaccgtagttgttaaggagccggttgctgatcagatcataaacagccacagcaaccttagtgttgaggttgCTGCCGgtagagagtgtggtgggcctcTAATTTAAAGCTCTAATGGACTGGCACAGGATAACTTACATCTcatcttgtgtgtgtttataattatAAACCATACCTGAGTCCCCATGCAGTGACTAGACCCGTCTGTACATTCTGCCTCAGATGTCTTGTACCACCCCATATTCGACTCAGGTGGGCCAGCAGCACAAAGGTACCAGAACCTACAACGATCAGGCATGACATTAACATGacatttgtccattttatcagctccacagaaCATATAGTCGCTTTATACTttcacagttacagactgtagtcaacttgttgctctgcatactttgttagctgcCTTTGCCCCTGTTCTGCAATGTCCAGGAccagagtcagagacagtaccTTCTTCATTTTACGCAGGACGCTGTTATCTGGatattttttggttggtggactctgtctagcagtgacactgagagtcTTTAAAAACTCcgtgcagcactgctgtgtctaatccactcacaccagcacaaggCACACTAACAGACCACCATCACACCATCAACTTTTTTGCAATGCTGAAcaatacagcaaataaacacatGCTTTGTTGTTCTCTCGAAGATTAAATAACACAGGAAAAAGGACTACAatattatgcagagcaacagatggaccacattttgtagttctaccgttacaaagtgctcctgtgcaATAAGTGGATCTGATAAAATGGTCATGGAGTGTAGacacaaggaggtcattttaatctTTTGTCTGATGGGTGTAAAGATTTAATGACACTGGTTAAGGGACTGTTTCTAAGTGACTATAGTATGGGTGCTAGAGCCGTTCAGCCGTGTCTGCTGTGTGTAAAAGTAAGGCGtgttcactgaatattttaccCAAGAACCTGCAGACTATTGGTTCCAAAGTTCAAGGATTTTCAAGAGCACATATCTTGGAAGAGAAGGAAGAGCAGTGTTTGAAAGACTGGACTGATTGGATGACCACTGGAAGGAAATGCAAAGAGTGCGCTGAGAGGTGAGCAGAGTCTTTGACTAAAAAGTCATGGGGGTCTTGGTCATTTACGAGGGCTGCTTTAAATGAGAGCAGAATCGGAGGTAGATGTACGTTTTGTTTTTAgcagctcatctaaatcaatgTTTACTTTGTTGATAACGTGTGCCAGTGTTAATCACAACATCAGTCTGTGTTTGAGGAAACGTCAGTTTTGTGTGGGGTTTAGTGTTAAGATTAAAAACATAAGGATTTTCACCGTGACCGACAGGTGAACCATTCGGTCAAAACTGTGCACCTCGTAAAAGACTGTGTCCCTGTACATCATATTGTCAGCTGGCTAAATGTCTTGAAAGTATTTAAGGAATCAATTAACCAAAACAACGAGACCGTTTTTGGAAAGAATTCTAACTAGACATCCCTGCTTTTAGATTACATTGGATTACGTTGATCAAGAACAACAGCACTGTGGTGAAGCAGGTAGTGCcataacacacgttggcaggtggattggcgactaaaaagtgtccagaggtgtgagcgAATGCgtcagtgtgtgtcgccctgtgaaggactgccgccccctccagggtgtgttcccgccttgcgggaTAAGGtttaagggttacagataatgaatgaatgaataaatgaataaattcagTTGATCTGTGACAAAATCCCCCAAATGATTATAAACCATCTGAGGTCAACAATTACAGTCCTGAACGCTCATTTTGTTCATGAGAATTACATGTTCAGAAAATGAAAGTGATGTAGCTCTACCACTCCACCACCTGCTTGCAGCTTAAAAGCCCCACCCCTCAATTTTAAGCGTTTAGTTATTTAGCTTTATGACGTCATAAAGCTTGACTCTGAATTTACTTGTAAACACACATGCTGCGTCttctaacatacacacacacacacacacacacacatatatatatatatacatatacactgttaaataggacaaaaataaaataagaaaccTATTTATTTTTACCAAAAGAGGTCTTTAAAAAAAGCCAGTGTTTCTCGGGCTACAGGCGGAGAACGGTTTCACAACGCCGTGCGTTAGATAACCGAGATTTCGTAatcattaaatcattttaacatttttcgTTGTGGTTTTAACAAACACAGCTTCTATATTCCATGCTGAACGTAGCCTAAATACACCGTAACTAAACTCCATACCGCTGTCCCACACCAGTCTCCTAAACCCCGGGAGCGCTTTATTTAAACACCGCGGCGTAGTCCGGTTCCGCTGGGTTGCTTTATTACCTGCTACATCGTAAAACTTTTCCGTTTTCAGAGCAGAAGCGAGCGCCCAGCCGAGCCACTGAACCCCGAGATCAACAGCAGCGCACTTCGCTAGAGTCACTCCCATCGCCCGCTTATCGGCTACACTCAACTCTGACAGAAAACTTTCAAAACACCAGCTCACAGTTCCTGCACGACGACCCGTACCTCCCATGCGCTGGGGatcatgggaaatgtagttcaaCAGCAACGCATTTTACAAAGTACCGTTTTTCTTTCAGCTAAATACCTTTGAAAAACGGCTGTAAGACGTCTAGATGTCCGCCATTTGTATTATTTGCTTTAACTACAAAAGCAGCGGGAAACTGTTCACCTCTAAAAACcctgtaaaattaaaataaataaatacaataaaaaatctTAATAGTAGCAATGAAGAAAGTGGCTAAGAAAATGTTGTAAATTTAGGAATTAGTGATTCAAGGATTCAAGAATTCACGGATTTTGATTGTCAATTCCACTATATATCTAGGACATATTAACATGGACGGGTTTTCGTTTCCTGAAAGCAGAACTTATGTTAGACATTTctgaagaaaactacaaaaggGAATAAGTCGAGCTCCTTGTGTTCTCGCTGTAAACTGGTTCTGTCTCAGGGTTTGTCTTTAAAGTCCCCCTCCAGTCATTTATAAAACCCTAAAAACGAATCTATTTTCATCATgatttaaatttatttccaagtgGTTAATGTATCCATAGCTGTGTGACGTTACATATGGACACCTGCCCAGTAAacattcaacgttgaaataacgtaatgactgccgtctaatcaacgttctcttaaggttgaaaatgaaagttgaaaagacgtccaaactcagacattgaaaagacgactattagacgtattttggacgtccattgacgttatcgattggtcaccacttaactcacttattaagatggattttggaagTCCACTGACATtcaaaaaaaaatgtccttgacggacagactacttttagacctattttgaacgtccagggacgttccttgtttactgggtgggGTCTTATTTTTAGTGTAAGTTGTGATAATTTTTGGTGAATTGTTTTAGAACGTTTCTACCGACTCATTCCTTatgaaacatgaaatatgaaatgaaaaataataaaatataaaaaagggaTAAAGCTAGCACAGTCTATGTGGCGCCATTGAAACTCACCTGGCCTGCAACACTGCAGCATGGGCTGGAAAAGATAAGAGCTTTATATTTATGATAGAGAAAAGGCACACCCACAAATGATAATGCAAGATAACAGAATAGAGCAGGTGACAACGTCATTCTTGACTCAAATCTTTTGGTAGGGGCCTGGCACATTAAGCAGCACTTCTGAGAAAGGTCAAAACCAGCAAAGGTGGAAGGAGGTGTTAAGAAAATGGCAGAGAGGAAGAACAGTGCCAGCCCCAGCACCCATTCGAAGGGAGGAGCTGTGGTTTTTGCCAAACAAGTCCAAAGGAAATTCAGCAGAGCACAAGAGAAGGTATGTATAAGAATGCATGCTAACATCAGCAGTACCAGTGTGCTTCAAAACTTCAGGGTCAGGTTTTTAAAACTATCTCCAACCTGTAGTGAATGTTCACTTAATGTCACTTTTGGAAATGGCTATAAAGTGAGTATAAAGCGGACGCTGATGTGAATGTAACTTTTATTGCCAGTGTCTTATTCCTTCCATGACTGGGACTCAGATGACGAAAGTCAGTGTCAACAGATCACAGGGTTCTCTGGGTTTAATGATTGTGCAGTGTGTTAATGATCCAAGTCCTTGCTcagacttttattatgaaaacTGAAAGAAAGAATGATCTTAATAAAGAAACTCTCTATGTTCTGGTGAAATGTGTGCAGGTTTTACAGAAAATTGGCAAGTCTGATGAGACGAGAGATGAGCAGTATGAAACATACGTACAAAACCTCCATGACCAGCAggtaatgtatttaattaaacatttaatttattcataactaCTTTATAGTGTCataaggctgtggtaaatttcAGTTAATGAGTATATTCCCTTCGTTGTTGTCTTTTTTCGGCAGTGTGATGGACAAAGGATCTACAAGGACCTTAAAGCATATATAAATGCTGTCAAAGGTTAGCCCCAGGTTAACGTTTGTGTTTCTAAGCTGTACATTTTGCTGCTTTGAACAGAAATATTTGGACAGAAATAATGTATCTGGAGATACAGAATGAATAGAATTTACTCACTGTTTTCACAATTTACTTTAACACACATTTGACCCATTTTTGCTAACATTCGTCTGAAATCTGAATGAAAGAAATGATAATGTTTGCTCTACAGTGATGCGAGATGCTTCTAGTCGTTTGTTTCAGTCGCTGTTTGATGCCTATGAGCTTGACTGGGAAGGAGGAGAGGAACTTGGTGCTGTTGTGGAGGTGATCCTCATATATTCAAGCAATCCAAGGCATCAGATACATACTCCAGTGTCCCCTTCCTCATACATTTATTTGAACTAATACCAATCTCTAACTAAAAAAGGGAGAAGACTTGTTGTGGAATGATTATGAGACAAAGCTGCGTGACCAGGCCTTGCTTACTATGGAATCTTATATGAGCCAATTCCCAGATATAAGGGTAAGATACACAAAAAACAAGCTTCACGTTGCAAGGCACTTATTTATTAGCTTCATTTTATATCTTtgagtgttctctctctccctcaggaAAGAGTGGCGAAGCGGGGCAGAAAGCTTGTGGACTATGATTCCTCTCGCCACCACTTGGAGTCGCTGGAGAATGCTAAAAAGAAAGATGAAGTCAAAATACACAAGGTTCGTGCACAAGATGTAGCTTATTTAAAGGAGGGGTTCCGGATTGTTATTTCAGCTGACACATCCTTTACATGGAATAAATCTTAAATAtgtcttaaatatttatttattcctttatttatttatttgcacattTCAGTTCACAGTTTCTAATTTGCTAAGGAAACATAttggaaaaataattttagcacaattcattcattcattcattacctgtaagccttatccagttcagggtcgcggggggtccagagcctacctggaatcactgggcgcaaggcaggaatacaccctggagggggcgccagttcttcacatacactcacacattcactcacacactcacacctacggacaccatttttttgagtcgtcaatccacctaccatgtgtttttggactgtgggaggaaactggagcacccggaggaaacccacacagacacagggagaacacaccacactcctcacagacagtcacccggaggaaacccacgcagacacagggagaacacaccacactcctcacagacagtcacccagaggaaacccacgcagacacagggagaacacaccacactcctcacagacagtcacccggaggaaacccacacagacacagggagaacacaccacactcctcacagacagtcacccggaggaaacccacacagacacagggagaacacaccacactcctcacagacagtcacccggagcgggactcaaacccacaacctccaggcccctggagttgtgtgactgcgatacttcctgctgcgccaccgtgccgccctttaacACAATTcattcctatttatttattcacaattCATTCTGTAACAGcatatctaattcagggtcgtggtgggtccagggcgacacacactcacacaaatatGTGATTAGGAGTATAATTAACATACTTACATTTATTGTTTCTTGGATTAAATAAACAGGGATAAGCTTGTACACTCTGAGTAAGTTTTCAGGCTCAACCAGACACAAGAATcctctaaaaataaaaagtcctgtggtctgacaacTCAAAAATTGCTTTTGAAATATCATGGACGTTGTGTTCTCCGGgctaaagaggaaaaggactatCTGGATTGTTTTCagtgcaaagttcaaaagccagcatctctgatggtacgggggtgtgttagtgcccatggcatggataacatgcacatctgtgaaggcaccattaatgctgaaaagtacatacaggttttggagtaacatgctgccatccaagcaacgtctttttcagggacgtccctgcttatttcagcaaggcaATGCCcagccacattctgcacgtgttacaacagcgtggcttCGTAGTAAAAGAGTGCAGGTACTACACTGACCTGGCTCCTATCGAAAATGTGTGGCGCattatgaagcgcaaaataTGACATCAGAGGCCccagactgttgagcaactgaagctATACGTCAAGAAAGAACGGGAAAGatttccacctacaaagcttcaacaattagtgtcctcagttcccaaacgttTATTgggtgttgttaaaaggaaaggtgatgtaacacagtagTAAAcattgcccctgtcccaacttttttggaacgtgctgcaggcctcaaattcaaaatgagtgaatatttgccaaaaaaacaataaggcttatacatttgaacattaaatatcttgtctttgtagtgtatttaattaaatataggttgaaaaggatttgcaaatcatcgtattctgtttttatttttgttttaacacaACAACccaagggcagcacggtggtgcagcaggttagtgtcgcagtcacacagctccaggggcctggaggttgtgggtttgattcccgctccgggtgactgtctgtgaggagttggtgtgttctccccgtgtccgcgtgggtttcctcccacagtccaaaaacacacgttgcaggtggattggcgactcgaaagtgtccgtaggtgtgagtgtgtgagtgaatgagtgtgtgtctgtgttgccctgtgaaggactggcgtcccctccagggtgtattcctgccttgcgcccgatgattccaggtaggctctggaccccccgcgaccctaaattggataagcggttacagataatggatggatggatggacaacgTCCCAACTTTTAATCACTATTATGTGATTTCTGACACTCTTTATACTGTTATTACTATTCAATTTTTAGTCATTTATACTTTATTACTATTAAATTTGACTAAAGTATAGCTCTAATTCACGATTTACTGCACTGTAGCAATGTTGCGTACCTCttgttaatatttataaagAGTGGTACTGATAAAGGGTCACCCCACAGGCCAATGAGGAGATGCAATCTGCCCAGAAGATTTTTGAGGAAATGAATCAAGAGCTGAAAGAAGAACTGCCTTTTCTCTACGATAGGTGAGAGTTAACCGCACCAGCAGATGGACTCActgtctgtttccttttaaATCCAAATATTTCAATTACAATTTCTATCTCTACAGTCGCATTGGATGCTATGTTACAGTCTTCCAAGCTGTTTCCAACTTGAGGGACATCTTCTACAGGGAAATTGGCCAGGTCAGTTCATACTTTAAAACACTTTTGGAAAAATGACTCCACTACCTATGTCTGTATGTAACTGTAAACACTGTGGAAATAAAATAGACCTTGTTTTTCCTCACAGAATAATCAGAATCTACAGAACATCATGAAGGACCTCAAGGCACAACACCCTGACAAGAGCTTTGTGGTTAAGAACTTAATGCGGTGTGTTGCTTGCTGCTGATGCACACTTTCATTTCTGTATATCAACTTTTATTTATGTTAGATTACATGTAGGAGGTTTAAAGGAACGCTCAGCTATCAGTCAAAGTGCAAATcataatataaatgtttaaaggaacagtaggtaagattttttttttttccttccgggcagtataattcacttttacagctgAAATCTGGAGGGAGGGAAAGCAagtggggtggtttcctaccctccttcaaaagttacatagtgcggtttctgctGTTCTGAGCcctgagtagcaatgacagataCCATTTTCTTCATATTATAGGTCAGTAAAtcctcacaatgatttttaagctgtaatgttgaggtaaaaatactacctagtgttcctttaaattcttTTTAATTCCCTAAATGAACCATTGAGTTTATACTGTTCCATACTGTGGGTCCCTCACATGGAGTGGTCTAGTACAGAAACACTAATACAGGCCAGTGGGTGCCAGTACTGTAATGTGAAGAAGAAACGTAATGTAATGACTTTAGCTCCTTTAGCCTTTCATCAGCATGCTGTTTAAATTGGAATTTTCTACTTCATTTCCTTGAAATGTTCAGAAATATGACGGTATTCCCTTGTTCCTCTCTTTCAGTGGTTCATTGAAGAGGAGGTCACTGAAAGACGCGTTGTCTCCTAAATCTCTGAGGTCAAGCTTCTTCGAGTTCCACATGAATTACAGCCCCAGAGGTACTCTCAGGTAAAGGGAAACACAGCTTTACAGACAGCGCCATGATTGTTTGATTGTTTAGTCAGTAGTAGAGACTGATAGCTGCTGCCATCTACTGGCGAATTTGTGCAATATACCGTTTTGTCAAAGGCTTGTAGAGACCATTTCATCCAAAATTAATTTGTTGCCTTTAGTGAATGAgctattttcaaatattttcattCACTTTATTTAAGTTTGCGGTACTTCGAGGGTGCCCTTCATTTACAGTGTAGCCAGAGTAATACATAACATGAAAAGATTCATTTATATAACTTTAGTCTGATAAAAAAATATAGTAGTTTATAGTAGTTTCAGCCACGAGAATAAATCTGATTTAAACAACgcatgtaaaatattaaaaatgataaaaagtcAAAAGAGCAAATATCTAGAGAATTAACTAAATAAATCTAATTGTAGTGGCACAGGAGGTagatgttgcagtcacacagctcctgggacctggaggttgtgggttcgagtcccgctccgggtgactgtctgtgaggagtgtggtgtgttctccctgtgtctgcgtgggtttcctccgggtgactgtctgtgaggagtgtggtgtgttctccctgtgtctgcgtgggtttcctccgggtgactgtctgtgaggagtgtggtgtgttctccctgtgtctgcgtgggtttcctccgggtgactgtctgtgaggagtgtggtgtgttctccctgtgtctgcgtgggtttcctccgggtgactgtctgtgaggagtgtggtgtgttctccctgtgtctgcgtgggtttcctccgggtgactgtctgtgaagagtgtggtgtgttctccctgtgtctgcgtgggtttcctccgggtgactgtctgtgaagagtgtggtgtgttctccatgtgtctgcgtgggtttcctccgggtgactgtctctgaggagtgtggtgtgttctccctgtgcctgtttgggtttcctccgggtgactgtctgtgaggagtgtggtgtgttctccctgtgtctgcgtgggtgtcctccgggtgactg from Hoplias malabaricus isolate fHopMal1 chromosome 5, fHopMal1.hap1, whole genome shotgun sequence encodes:
- the bin2a gene encoding bridging integrator 2a, with the protein product MAERKNSASPSTHSKGGAVVFAKQVQRKFSRAQEKVLQKIGKSDETRDEQYETYVQNLHDQQCDGQRIYKDLKAYINAVKVMRDASSRLFQSLFDAYELDWEGGEELGAVVEGEDLLWNDYETKLRDQALLTMESYMSQFPDIRERVAKRGRKLVDYDSSRHHLESLENAKKKDEVKIHKANEEMQSAQKIFEEMNQELKEELPFLYDSRIGCYVTVFQAVSNLRDIFYREIGQNNQNLQNIMKDLKAQHPDKSFVVKNLMRGSLKRRSLKDALSPKSLRSSFFEFHMNYSPRGTLRRDHNSGFRSERSSYEPYSTETSPTKLNPSEDPIPEAKETDTSSGSEVSTAVEASPSSSTAAADTETANSATKKDVIPEEDEKRETKESGPLPAPDKDGEKQSPDLKDVSSQEDGDDDDGHENVQDRSGSADPHMPCTNKSPEDDRTNPSEELKEPDAGGMGNGITSNHKTETEESGASHKDNAKADHSFHEVKEEAV
- the si:ch211-210c8.6 gene encoding uncharacterized protein si:ch211-210c8.6 is translated as MGVTLAKCAAVDLGVQWLGWALASALKTEKFYDVAGSGTFVLLAHLSRIWGGTRHLRQNVQTGLVTAWGLRLGTFLFLRIMKEGQDRRFNNVRDSPGVFFVYWSLQALWVFLTLLPTLILNTQRKDEPLGTRDYTGWTLWGLGFAIESIADQQKWNFKNNPDNARTFIQHGLWAYSRHPNYLGEILQWSGLFLSASSVMHGPQYFSVVSPLFVWFLLRYVSGIPILEKQAMKKWVSDPAFQNYIKNTPLLWPFRLF